A genome region from Deltaproteobacteria bacterium includes the following:
- the argB gene encoding acetylglutamate kinase — translation MNTVIEKADTLLEALPYIQRFSGKTFVIKYGGHAMENEELRQHFARDIVLLKFVGMNPVVVHGGGPQIGDMLKKLGVNSRFVRGMRVTDDQTMDVVEMVLGKINQEIVTLINSQGGKAVGLSGKDGEMVIARKMLLTVNENGQTATHDIGQVGEIIGVNPRVIHALTQADFIPVIAPVGVGTDGKPYNINADLVAGKVAEALQAEKLILLTDVEGIKTKEKTLIPTLGSDEAEKLIQDGTIGEGMIPKVECCIAALHGGVKKTHIIDGRTRHATLLEIFTKEGIGTEVIRRTA, via the coding sequence GTGAACACAGTTATTGAGAAAGCGGATACCCTTCTCGAAGCGCTTCCCTATATTCAACGGTTCTCCGGCAAGACGTTTGTCATTAAATATGGCGGACATGCGATGGAGAACGAAGAACTACGCCAACACTTCGCCCGCGACATTGTCTTGCTGAAGTTCGTCGGTATGAACCCAGTGGTTGTCCACGGCGGTGGTCCGCAGATTGGTGACATGCTGAAGAAGCTAGGCGTGAATTCGCGCTTCGTGCGTGGCATGCGTGTCACCGACGACCAGACGATGGATGTTGTAGAAATGGTCCTGGGCAAGATCAATCAGGAGATCGTCACGCTCATCAATAGCCAGGGCGGGAAAGCGGTCGGGTTGAGTGGGAAAGATGGCGAGATGGTTATCGCCCGCAAGATGCTTCTGACGGTGAACGAAAATGGCCAGACGGCGACGCATGATATTGGTCAGGTTGGAGAAATTATTGGTGTGAACCCACGGGTGATCCATGCGTTGACCCAAGCCGATTTTATTCCTGTGATCGCTCCGGTTGGTGTTGGCACCGATGGCAAACCGTACAACATCAATGCAGACTTAGTCGCAGGAAAAGTCGCCGAGGCCTTGCAAGCTGAGAAGCTGATTTTGTTGACTGATGTTGAAGGTATTAAGACCAAAGAGAAAACCTTGATTCCCACATTAGGGAGCGATGAAGCCGAGAAGCTCATTCAGGATGGCACTATCGGTGAGGGAATGATTCCCAAGGTCGAATGCTGTATCGCCGCACTTCATGGTGGCGTGAAAAAAACCCACATTATTGACGGGCGTACGCGGCACGCGACGTTACTTGAAATTTTCACCAAGGAAGGAATTGGCACCGAGGTGATACGGAGGACCGCATGA
- a CDS encoding DUF4124 domain-containing protein yields MRISLLVCSLFFSLATVASAELYQWTDENGVMHFVDETTQIPRAYREKVKVFESQKTRTPPSGLPLAPSRAYPLHSQGRFAQKLALDLGLIKNRGEDAISPLIGVGIRPASGWHTGDPLTPDVIDEVIDAARRAADARRVTLSADGVAAIVQQAATAILPPPPPVQEQAQEEPPPPQQVIIHQTPPSQIIEVHRERVPVYVPVPVAPYYPRHRTPRYDPYPGDGPFVPAPPTGPHTDRWHVPQGQTPHSPSGPFTSNPGGPSHMPFGASHMPFGTRGHSTQRPFGQ; encoded by the coding sequence ATGCGCATCTCTCTTCTTGTTTGCAGCCTGTTTTTCTCTCTCGCCACAGTTGCTTCGGCAGAACTCTATCAATGGACTGACGAGAATGGCGTCATGCATTTTGTTGATGAAACCACGCAGATTCCTCGTGCCTATCGAGAAAAAGTCAAAGTCTTCGAATCGCAAAAGACCCGCACCCCACCAAGTGGATTGCCCCTCGCGCCGAGTCGCGCGTATCCGTTGCATAGCCAAGGGCGCTTTGCGCAGAAATTGGCGCTTGATTTAGGCTTGATTAAAAATCGCGGCGAAGATGCGATTAGTCCACTGATTGGTGTGGGCATCCGACCAGCAAGCGGGTGGCACACCGGTGACCCATTGACCCCCGACGTCATCGATGAAGTAATCGATGCCGCCCGACGCGCAGCCGACGCGAGACGCGTTACCCTCTCAGCCGACGGCGTTGCCGCGATTGTCCAACAGGCGGCAACCGCGATCTTACCTCCCCCACCTCCGGTACAAGAACAGGCACAGGAAGAACCTCCGCCACCTCAACAGGTCATTATTCACCAGACTCCCCCGAGCCAGATTATAGAAGTCCACCGAGAGCGAGTGCCAGTATACGTCCCGGTACCAGTGGCACCGTACTATCCGCGCCATCGCACTCCTCGTTATGATCCTTACCCTGGTGATGGGCCTTTTGTTCCAGCTCCTCCCACAGGACCACACACTGACCGTTGGCACGTCCCGCAAGGGCAGACACCACATTCCCCAAGCGGTCCGTTTACGTCAAATCCTGGTGGTCCATCACATATGCCGTTCGGTGCTTCACACATGCCGTTCGGCACGCGCGGCCACAGTACGCAGCGCCCGTTCGGACAGTAG